The window tctctactaaaaatacaaaattaggcgggtgtggtggtgcgtgacttatcccagctactcgggaggctgaggcaggagaatcgcttgaacccaggaggcagaggttgcagtgagcaagtattgcaccattgcactccagcctgggagacaagagcgaaactcagtctcaaaaaaaaagtatgattcaACTGCAactatttgtgtttgtttgtttctaagacCCAAGAAAATTATTGCtgaaacttttttgttttcagcAACATTCATCACAAAATGTGGTTGATACAGCTTTCTGCTATCTTGTTTTGATTGGTTCTGATGCCCTCCACATACGTGAAACACAAAGATACATCATATTCCCACTAGTCACTCCAAGACAGTACAGGAACTAGAAGTGCCTCCCAAATCATCAAAGAAAGATTAAATCATAGCGTGTGCATTTTTTGTTTTAGGTGTTCTAAAATTTCAGAAGTACTTATCTAAGCACTGTGATGTGCATGTTAATCCTGTATACCAGAGAACAGCTAACAAAGACACTCTACTTGATCATAGTTTGTCAGtatgtctctcttttctttttttttctagttggaATTTGAAAAATCCCAagtgaaaaagtttgaaaaagaacagaagaagCTCTCTAGTCAGCTGGAAGAGGAGCGTTCCCGCCACAAGCAGCTGTCATCCATGCTAGTGCTTGAGTGCAAGAAAGCCACCAACAAGGCAGCCgaggaaggacagaaggcaggAGAGCTGAGCCTGAAATTGGAGAAGGAGAAGAGCCGGGTGAGTAAATTGGAGGAAGAGTTGGCagctgagagaaagagaggcttGCAGACTGAGGCCCAGGTAGAGAAGCAGTTGTCCGAGTTTGACATCGAAAGGGAACAACTGAGAGCAAAACTGAACCGAGAAGAGAACCGGACCAAAACCctgaaagaagaaatggaaagtttAAAGAAGATAGTGAAGGACCTAGAGGCTTCCCACCAGCACAGTAGCCCTAATGAGGAATTGAAGAAACCAGTAACCGTGTCCAAAGGCACAGCAACTGAGCCTCTCATGCTAATGTCTGTGTTTTGCCAAACAGAGAGTTTTCCAGCAGAAAGAACCCACGGGAGCAACATAGCCAAGATGACAAACACTGGGCTGCCTGGTCCTGCCACTCCTGCTTGCTCATATGCAAAAACCAATGGCCATTGTGacccagaaatacaaactaccaggGAGCTGACTGCAGGCAACAATGTAGAAAACCAAGTGCCTCCACGGGAAAAATCTGTGGCATTGGCCCAAGAGAAACCAGTGGAGAACGGTGGGTGTCCTGTGGGGATTGAGACTCCAGTCCCAATGCCCAGTCCCCTCCCTTCCAGTGGGAGCTCACTGTCTCCCAGCAGCACTGCCTCCTCCTCTCTAACATCCTCTCCTTGCTCTTCGCCGGTACTCACTAAGCGTTTATTGGGGTCGTCAGCTAGCAGCCCTGGCTACCAGTCATCCTACCAAGTAGGGATCAACCAACGGTTCCATGCAGCTCGGCACAAATTTCAGTCCCAAGCAGATCAGGACCAACAAGCCAGTGGCCTACAGAGCCCTCCGTCCAGGGATTTATCCCCCACCCTCATAGACAACTCTGCTGCCAAGCAGCTGGCCCGAAACACAGTCACTCAGGTGCTCTCCAGATTCACTAGCCAACAAGGGCCAATCAAGCCAGTCTCTCCCAACAGCTCTCCCTTTGGCACAGACTATCGAAATCTGGCCAACACTGCCAATCCAAGAGGTGACACAAGCCATTCACCTACTCCAGGGAAAGTGTCCAGTCCCCTGAGCCCCCTGTCTCCAGGAATCAAGTCCCCAACCATCCCCAGAGCTGAGAGAGGAAACCCTCCACCCATCCCACCCAAAAAACCTGGCCTCACCCCTTCTCCATCTGCTACCACTCCATTGACCAAAACTCATACCCAGGCAGCCTCTTTTACCACCACAGAAGACCTTGCCAGCAGCTGCTCTTCCAATACTGTGGTAGCAAATGGTAAGGATGTTGAGTTACTTTTGCCTACCAGCAGCTAGTCCCTAGGAGGGAGTCTCCACGTTTGACATTCCATCAGATTTCCTTCAAAAGCTCAGTCAGACTTTTGAGTCagattatgttatttattttgatagtAGCTGAAACCATCTGTATAATACATTTAGTATATTtcaccattttgtatttttttaagtagaaactgAGTAGTTTGGATTTTTATGGCTCACATCTTTTTACTGAAGCCAGAAAGGCACCTCAAAGATGTCTCAAGCTCAGCAGTCACCGTCATGTTGTGATGAAGAAAGCGAATCACCATGTGGTGATTTGCTATGTATTTGGGAACTAGAATCACTCAACACTCATTTTGAATTATGCAGAAGTGGTTCATGCAGATTTTTATTCCAGATGAACATGTTTTAAAAGTGCCTGAAATATGACTGCCATATGAATGTGATTCTGcagcaaaaaacacaaaatagatCATTTAATTGCGGAAAATGAGATCCTCTGCGAATTCTGAATGTTAAAAACCAACACTGCTTTTAATcctcttttaatgttttaatacaaGCTTTGTGTTCTGAAACAAGGCTGCATAAGTAGAATGGGAATCCTTCTAAAGGTGGGTGTGAACCCACCACAAGCTGAGCTTTATAGAGCCCTTGAGAAACCCTCCTGAGCACTAAGCAGTTGGGGTGCTGATTTTCTTgtacttttgaaaaattaagtcACTCCCAGTTTCCTGCATAAGTTCTTgaacagaatgaaatcacatctcCATTCAAAAAATGTCTCAAGCATCTACTGTTGTGTAAGGAACTTCTGATTCTGATTGCTGTTACTTGAATAGGAAATGGTTACTCATTCTGTATAAAAGTTTTGCAAGAGAATGAATTTTTTATTCTGTAATCAAAAAGCAATAACTTGAAATTCACTCTTTGTAATATTATAAGTCAGAATTATACAAGTTTTACCAAATTGTACACTTATTCTCCAAGCTGCCAGAACCTGGTATCTGTATCTGTAAAACcaaattaacttttgcttaaatggGAAGTATACATATATCTGTGTAGATACATTACCCCTTTACATgtttaacatacacacacacttaaacaCATAAATATTAGTGTGATTATATCTTTGGAGTTTGCAATATAGCATAAAGGACAAGTAGAACTGCACATTAAGATTACCTACCGAAGCAACTAGATGTGGCTGGGACGCAATCAAAGGAGGAATTTTGTCCACAGGAAGGTGAGGAAATTCCAAATCAAGCCCAGATCTTCAGTATCATAAAAAGGcagagctggccaggcacagtggctcatgcctgtaatcctatcactttgggaggctgagatgggaggatcgcttgagaccaggtgttcaagaccagcctcatcaacatagtgagaccccatctctattaaaaaaataaataggcagaGCTAAACTAACCCCATTGTCACAAAACTCAACTGGTCATATAAATAAGTGAAACAGGCCTCTCACTCAAGCGATGTAAAACAGCTGGGAGTAGTGGGAGCTGAGGCAAACTAAAGTGCCCAAGCCCCATTTAAAAAGGGCATCTGTTCAGCTCCATCTGCTTACTGCTGTGCAAGAATGCTAAACCAGGATTACCAGTTCTTCACATTTTTTGAAATCCAAATTTTCATGAGaaacattctcatttttaaatatcaagaactgattttaaaatgtttaaatggtgCTGGTTAAACAAACACTTCTGCAGCTGGATTTAGCTTGCAAGCTGCCAAGTTGCAACCTCTTTCATTCTAGAAACTTCTGTCATTTTCATCAGAGCAAGTCTATGTGGACAAAAGCCTCCAAACTTTCCAACTGTGTAGGCCAGTACAGCTGGCAAGGTTCATAGAATATAATGACTATCCCCCTCTGCCAAATAAGA of the Symphalangus syndactylus isolate Jambi chromosome 12, NHGRI_mSymSyn1-v2.1_pri, whole genome shotgun sequence genome contains:
- the CTTNBP2NL gene encoding CTTNBP2 N-terminal-like protein; this translates as MNLEKLSKPELLTLFSVLEGELEARDLVIEALKAQHRDTFIEERYGKYNISDPLMALQRDFETLKEKNDGEKQPVCTNPLSILKMVMKQCKNMQERMLSQLAAAESRHRKVILDLEEERQRHAQDTAEGDDVTYMLEKERERLTQQLEFEKSQVKKFEKEQKKLSSQLEEERSRHKQLSSMLVLECKKATNKAAEEGQKAGELSLKLEKEKSRVSKLEEELAAERKRGLQTEAQVEKQLSEFDIEREQLRAKLNREENRTKTLKEEMESLKKIVKDLEASHQHSSPNEELKKPVTVSKGTATEPLMLMSVFCQTESFPAERTHGSNIAKMTNTGLPGPATPACSYAKTNGHCDPEIQTTRELTAGNNVENQVPPREKSVALAQEKPVENGGCPVGIETPVPMPSPLPSSGSSLSPSSTASSSLTSSPCSSPVLTKRLLGSSASSPGYQSSYQVGINQRFHAARHKFQSQADQDQQASGLQSPPSRDLSPTLIDNSAAKQLARNTVTQVLSRFTSQQGPIKPVSPNSSPFGTDYRNLANTANPRGDTSHSPTPGKVSSPLSPLSPGIKSPTIPRAERGNPPPIPPKKPGLTPSPSATTPLTKTHTQAASFTTTEDLASSCSSNTVVANGKDVELLLPTSS